The following are encoded together in the Carettochelys insculpta isolate YL-2023 chromosome 24, ASM3395843v1, whole genome shotgun sequence genome:
- the OPRD1 gene encoding delta-type opioid receptor has product MYGIVRYTKMKTATNIYIFNLALADALATSTLPFQSAKYLMETWPFGELLCKLILSIDYYNMFTSIFTLTMMSVDRYIAVCHPVKALDFRTPAKAKIINVCIWVLSSVIGVPIMIMAVTKSKDGVVLCMLQFPDPPMYWDTVTKICVFIFAFLVPILVITICYGLMILRLKSVRLLSGSKEKDRNLRRITRMVLVVVAAFIICWTPIHIFVIVWTLVDIDKKNPYVVASLHFCIALGYTNSSLNPVLYAFLDENFKRCFREFCLPFRSQMEQSSFSRARNTTRERISTCTPSEVLHKPA; this is encoded by the exons ATACACCAAGATGAAAACAGCCACCAACATTTACATCTTCAACTTGGCTCTCGCGGACGCCCTGGCAACCAGCACACTGCCCTTCCAGAGCGCCAAATACCTCATGGAGACGTGGCCCTTTGGAGAGCTGCTCTGCAAACTCATCCTCTCCATTGACTACTACAACATGTTCACCAGCATCTTCACGCTGACCATGATGAGCGTGGATCGCTACATTGCCGTTTGCCACCCAGTCAAGGCCCTGGACTTCCGCACCCCAGCCAAAGCCAAGATCATCAATGTCTGCATCTGGGTCCTCTCCTCTGTCATTGGCGTGCCTATCATGATCATGGCTGTGACAAAGTCAAAAG ATGGGGTTGTGCTTTGCATGCTCCAGTTTCCCGATCCCCCCATGTACTGGGACACGGTGACCAAGATCTGCGTGTTCATCTTCGCCTTCCTGGTGCCTATCCTGGTCATCACCATCTGCTACGGCCTCATGATCCTACGCCTCAAGAGTGTGCGCCTCCTCTCAGGCTCCAAGGAGAAGGACCGCAACCTGCGCCGCATCACCCGCatggtgctggtggtggtagcGGCCTTCATCATCTGCTGGACGCCCATCCACATCTTCGTCATCGTCTGGACACTGGTGGACATAGACAAGAAGAATCCCTACGTGGTGGCCAGCTTGCACTTCTGCATTGCCCTGGGTTACACCAACAGCAGCCTCAACCCTGTCCTCTATGCCTTCCTGGATGAGAACTTCAAGAGGTGCTTCCGGGAATTCTGCCTGCCCTTCCGATCCCAGATGGAGCAGAGCAGCTTCTCCCGGGCAAGGAACACCACCCGAGAGCGCATCTCCACCTGCACCCCTTCGGAAGTCCTCCATAAGCCGGCATGA